One part of the Vitis riparia cultivar Riparia Gloire de Montpellier isolate 1030 chromosome 8, EGFV_Vit.rip_1.0, whole genome shotgun sequence genome encodes these proteins:
- the LOC117919763 gene encoding nudix hydrolase 23, chloroplastic isoform X1, with amino-acid sequence MLKAIQILGSSSVLVSQRWKYHNSCGFSIIYCSCSSSRTPTMTSLVMPTSPTRKMRCFRAFRASTIRAESNPDAPSSSSASSSASVQSTGSTLKINFCQWCGGPTKHDIPEGEEKIRAICTLCGKITYQNPKMVVGCLIAHENKVLLCQRKIQPSYGRWTLPAGYLEIGESAAEGAIRETWEEAGADVEVQSPFAQLDIPLIGQTYIIFLAKLKKPHFSPGPESLDCRLFALEDIPFDSLAFSSMLVTLKLYIEDVKSTGRPKFHYGTINKRPGTSPSDIQSYTLDFHLQS; translated from the exons ATGCTCAAAGCGATACAGATACTTGGTTCTTCATCTGTGCTCGTTTCACAGAGATGGAAATACCATAACAGTTGTGGATTCTCTATAATTTAttgttcttgttcttcttcaagAACTCCGACAATGACTTCTTTGGTAATGCCCACTTCTCCAACTCGCAAGATGCGCTGTTTCAGAGCGTTTCGGGCGTCCACAATTCGGGCTGAGTCAAACCCAGATgccccttcttcttcttcagcaTCATCATCGGCTTCGGTTCAGTCAACT GGGAGCAcattgaagatcaatttttgtCAGTGGTGTGGTGGCCCAACGAAGCATGATATACCGGAGGGAGAGGAGAAGATCAGGGCTATTTGCACACTTTGTGGGAAAATCACTTATCAGAACCCAAAAATG GTTGTGGGTTGCCTCATTGCGCATGAAAACAAAGTTCTCCTCTGCCAACGGAAGATTCAACCATCTTATGGTCGTTG GACTCTTCCTGCTGGTTACTTGGAAATTGGGGAGTCAGCTGCAGAAGGGGCAATCAGGGAGACCTGGGAAGAAGCAGGTGCAGATGTGGAAGTGCAATCACCTTTTGCTCAATTGGATATTCCTCTTATCGGTCAA ACATACATAATTTTCTTAGCGAAGCTGAAGAAGCCACACTTTTCCCCAGGTCCAGAATCATTGGATTGCCGACTCTTTGCACTTGAAGATATACCTTTTGATTCTTTGGCATTTTCATCAATGTTGGTCACCTTAAAATTG TACATTGAAGATGTAAAGTCAACCGGAAGACCCAAATTTCACTATGGTACCATTAATAAAAG GCCTGGCACTAGCCCTTCTGATATTCAATCCTACACCCTGGATTTTCATTTGCAGTCCTGA
- the LOC117919763 gene encoding nudix hydrolase 23, chloroplastic isoform X2, translated as MLKAIQILGSSSVLVSQRWKYHNSCGFSIIYCSCSSSRTPTMTSLVMPTSPTRKMRCFRAFRASTIRAESNPDAPSSSSASSSASVQSTGSTLKINFCQWCGGPTKHDIPEGEEKIRAICTLCGKITYQNPKMVVGCLIAHENKVLLCQRKIQPSYGRWTLPAGYLEIGESAAEGAIRETWEEAGADVEVQSPFAQLDIPLIGQVQNHWIADSLHLKIYLLILWHFHQFTVPYLLWV; from the exons ATGCTCAAAGCGATACAGATACTTGGTTCTTCATCTGTGCTCGTTTCACAGAGATGGAAATACCATAACAGTTGTGGATTCTCTATAATTTAttgttcttgttcttcttcaagAACTCCGACAATGACTTCTTTGGTAATGCCCACTTCTCCAACTCGCAAGATGCGCTGTTTCAGAGCGTTTCGGGCGTCCACAATTCGGGCTGAGTCAAACCCAGATgccccttcttcttcttcagcaTCATCATCGGCTTCGGTTCAGTCAACT GGGAGCAcattgaagatcaatttttgtCAGTGGTGTGGTGGCCCAACGAAGCATGATATACCGGAGGGAGAGGAGAAGATCAGGGCTATTTGCACACTTTGTGGGAAAATCACTTATCAGAACCCAAAAATG GTTGTGGGTTGCCTCATTGCGCATGAAAACAAAGTTCTCCTCTGCCAACGGAAGATTCAACCATCTTATGGTCGTTG GACTCTTCCTGCTGGTTACTTGGAAATTGGGGAGTCAGCTGCAGAAGGGGCAATCAGGGAGACCTGGGAAGAAGCAGGTGCAGATGTGGAAGTGCAATCACCTTTTGCTCAATTGGATATTCCTCTTATCGGTCAA GTCCAGAATCATTGGATTGCCGACTCTTTGCACTTGAAGATATACCTTTTGATTCTTTGGCATTTTCATCAAT tcaCCGTGCCGTATCTCCTGTGGGTGTAG
- the LOC117921010 gene encoding metal tolerance protein C2, with translation MENSASSDQWNKEFGFGTSDRRFAYSRQASFHQLQEPHTPISIISNDHKKPLLCRTVSSIDIPPAIYPLEENEKFSIEGKDFPEKASFLLVVLWVFRVVRSGNRPMRKLFVMISLNVAYSTAELMIGLFTGRAGLVSDAFHLTFGCGLLTFSLFAIAVSRNKPDQVYTYGFKRVEVLSAFTNALFLLFMSFSLAVEALHAFIQDESEHKHYLIVSAVTNLLVNLIGVWFFRNYARINLVYRKAEDMNYHSVCLHVLADSIRSAGLILASWFLTLGVKNAEVLCLGLVSVAVFMLVMPLFKTTGGILLQMAPPSIPPSALSKCRRQITAHEDVLEVSQACFWELVPGHVVGSVTLQVKDGIDDCPILQYVHDLYHDLGVKELTVQADCS, from the exons ATGGAGAATTCTGCGAGTTCCGATCAGTGGAACAAGGAGTTCGGATTTGGCACAAGCGATCGCAGATTTGCGTATTCGCGCCAAGCCTCCTTCCACCAATTGCAAGAACCACATACGCCGATTTCGATAATTTCGAATGATCATAAGAAGCCTTTGCTTTGTCGGACCGTTTCGAGTATTGATATTCCTCCCGCGATATATCCATTAGAGGAGAACGAAAAATTTTCCATTGAAGGAAAGGATTTTCCCGAGAAAGCTTCATTTTTATTGGTTGTATTATGGGTTTTTCGGGTTGTGCGGTCGGGAAACAGGCCGATGAGGAAGTTGTTTGTAATGATTTCGCTAAATGTGGCATACTCTACTGCAGAATTAATGATCGGCCTTTTCACAGGACGTGCAG GTTTGGTGTCTGATGCATTTCATTTGACATTTGGCTGCGGACTCTTGACATTTTCATTGTTTGCAATTGCTGTTTCACGGAACAAGCCTGATCAAGTCTACACTTATGG GTTCAAAAGGGTAGAAGTTTTGTCTGCTTTCACCAATGCT CTGTTTCTGTTGTTTATGTCATTCTCCTTGGCTGTGGAAGCACTTCATGCATTCATACAAGATGAATCTGAGCACAA GCATTACTTGATTGTTTCGGCTGTAACAAATTTATTGGTGAATCTTATTGGCGTTTGGTTCTTCAGGAACTATGCTCGCATCAATCTTG TCTACAGGAAAGCAGAGGATATGAACTACCACTCAGTTTGCTTGCATGTTCTTGCAGATTCTATACGCAG TGCAGGTTTGATCCTGGCATCCTGGTTTTTGACCCTTGG GGTCAAGAATGCTGAAGTTTTATGCTTGGGGCTAGTTTCAGTTGCAGTGTTTATGCTTGTCATGCCACTTTTTAAGACAACTGGTGGCATCCTGCTACAGATGGCACCCCCCAGCATACCACCTTCTGCATTGAGCAAGTGCCGGAGACAG ATTACTGCTCATGAAGATGTTTTGGAAGTTTCTCAAGCTTGTTTTTGGGAACTGGTGCCTGGTCATGTTGTTGGCTCAGTCACACTTCAG GTGAAGGATGGGATTGATGATTGTCCCATACTCCAATATGTGCATGACCTGTACCATGATTTGGGCGTAAAGGAGTTGACAGTGCAAGCAGATTGTTCCTAa